In the Streptomyces sp. SJL17-4 genome, ACGGCGGCTATGCCGACCCGGCCGGCGAGTACGTGCCGGTCATGTTCCGCGGGGACGCGGACGGGGGCGGCGGCTGGACCCGGCTGCCCGCGGACACCGGGCTCACCTGGGTCGCGCAGTTGGAGGTGGGCCCCGGCGGCGTCGCCCACGCCATCGGCGACGGCGTCTCCCGCTTCGACGGCAGGTCGTGGACCAGGCAGAGCCTGCCGCCCTCGCTCGACGGGGCGATGTACGACGGCATCGAGATGCGGGCGGCGAACGACATCTGGGCCGTCGGCCACATCAGGGACGAGAAGCTGTGGCGGCGTCCCGTGATCGTGCGTTACGACGGTCGCGCGTGGCGCACGGTCCGTACCCCCGCCGAGACGGGCCAGCTGTTCGACATCGCCTTCGACGGCTCCGGCAGCCCGGTGGTCGTGGGCGAGACCATGGACCCCGCCGTCAACCCGGCCGGGAACTACGTCCTGACTCCCGGCCCGCGGGGCTTCCTCACCCGTACCGAGGAACCGCCCGGCGCCGGCTACCTGTACGGGGCCGCGACGGACGAGGCCGGCCGGGTATGGACCGTGGGCGGCACGGCAGGCGCGGAGGGCGGCATCTCCCCGTCGGCATACGCGGGCATCCGCCGCTGAGCCGGGCGCGGGAGGCGCTCGGGGCCTTCGAAGGCATCGCGACCGCATCACCGCGGGACAAGCTCAGCCGCGCAGCCGTACGGCAAGCGTGGCGAGCCAGGCGCCGGGGGTGAACGGCACCGGGGGCTCGACCTCCGCGCCGAGCGTCACCAGCGCCAGGGCCAGGCCGTCCTCGTCGAGGCCGAGGGCGAGCAGGTCGTGCAACTCCCCCGTCAGCTGGGCGACGAGCCCCGTATCGGTGCCCGCCAGGTAGTCGGCGAGCGCGGCCTCGTGGTCGCCGAACTCGTCCGGCATGTCCTGCGAGAACCAGCCGCCGAGCAGTTGCGCCAGCTCGGGGAAGCGGGCCCGCCACTCCCAGGGCGTCGCGGGCGTGGCAGGCGGTGGCGCCTGCCCGTTCGCGAGGCTCCCGTCGAGCCGGTCGGCGAGATCCGTGAGCCAGTCCCGGATCTCCTCGGGGGGTACCCCCACGTCGGGCAGCCGGTAGTACTCGCCGAGCCGCAGCCGCAGTCGCCCCGGCGGATTGTCGGCGTAGACGCGCAGTTGCTCGGCCGCGACGGCGATCGCCCAGGGCCGGGTGCGCCAGGTCTGCCTCAGATAGCCGGCCACCGCCTCGGGAGCGTGCGGACCGAGGCCGAGATGGGCGCGGACGACCTGGTCGAGCTCGCCGTACTTGCGGTCGTGCTCGGCGGGGTTCAGGGACACGGTGGCCTCTACAGGTCGACGGGCAGCGAGGAGTGCACGGTGAAGGGGTACGCGCCGGGCTCGCCGGATCCGGTCCGGCGGAGCACGACCCTGGCGGCGCGCACCGGGATCGGCTCCTGGCCGGCGAGCGCCATCCCGGTGGTGAGCAGCGTGCCCACCGGATCGGGCCGCGAGGGCCAGGCTGCCTCGATCACGAGCCGCTGCCGCGTGGACTGGGCGAGCCAGCGGTGGATGACCTGCTCGTTCAGCGTGATCACCTGCTGGGTGGCCCACTGGGCGGTCGCCTGGTCCGGAAAGGTCGCGGCGCGGTCGGCGCGGGCCTGGGCGGGGGGCGCGGGGGGCGCGGGGGGTGTCGTCATGTCAGGCCCCGCCCCAGCCGCGCAGGGTGGCCCGCTGGGCGGCGGTGTAGTTGGCGTGCCCGGTGGCGACGACGGAGTGCAGCCACTTCTGCGCGGCCTGCAGGTCCTCCATCTGCCGGTCCCAGCGGTCGAGTTCGTCCACGAAGGCCTCGCGGGCCTCGCCCTGCCAGGCGAGGACGACCGGCACCGTGCGGTCGTACAGCGCGCTCAGGCGCTCGTTGAGCTTCTTCACGATGTCCTCGAGTTCGCCCGCCATCTCGCGCAGTGCGGCCAGGTCGACGGTGATCGAGCCGTCGTCGTTCACGATTCCCCCTCTGTGGTGCGGACGTTCAGAGCTCGCTGATCCGGCTGACCGGTGCCGAACCGCCACCGGGACCCGCGCCGCCCGGCCCCTCGCCGGACAGCTCCCGTACCTCCGCGTCGATGTCGACCTTCTTCACCTCGGCCCGGAACTGCCGCAGGGTGTCCAGCTCCTGGCGCGTGAAGCCGTCCCGGCTCATCCGGACCGCGTGCGCGAGGACTCCGAGGATCTCCCGGACCCGTACGGCGTCCGCCCCGGCCTCGCGGTGCAGCTTCCGGTACGCCGTCGCCGCCTCGCTGCGCCACCGCGCCTCGGCCCGGTCGACGATCGCGTCCATCCGGCGCACCTGCCCGTCGATGTGCGTCCGCATGGCGTCCAGATCGTCCGCGAGACGCTTCAGGTCCTCGTCCGTCACGGCGAGGTTCGGCTCGACGGGCATGGCGACGGCTCCTTCCGGGGCGATGGTGTGGTGGGTCAGTGCTGCTCGGCGAAGTGGGCGTGGACGGCATCGAGGAGCAGCCGCAGCCGTGCGCTCGTCACCGACGGCATGACGGGCGCGAAGGCCCCGTCGAGCTCGGCGGGCGAACGGAACATGTAAAGGACACGCTGGAGTTGACCGGCGAGATCGGCGATCCTGCCGTGGCAGTCGGGGTGGTCCATGGCGACCAGGTCACGCGCCTCCGCCGCCGGGTCGCTGCCGTACTCACCTGTGGGCAGCTGTGACGCGAACTCGTTGACGACGTCGAAACGGGCCAGTGCCTCCCACTGCGAGAGCGGCAGTTCGTCGTAGCGCGGGCAGACGCCGAACCACGGGTCGCGGACGAGCTCCGCCAGGGAGCGCAGGAACGCATCGACAGGTTCGCCGCCGGCCGCCAGGGCGAGCCGGTCACGGAAAGCGGCCGGTCTGGTGCTGAACCGCTCCGTGCCGTACTCGTCCGCCAGTCCGTCGAGGAGCGAGGCCACCGCGCTGAAGGGCATGACCCAGGCGATCGCGTGCGAGTCCTGCATCACCCTGGAGAACCGCTGGAGTTCGTCCTCCAACGGGGCGGCCCCCGGGTTCCGCGAGGCCACGGCGAGGTCGACGAGGCGGGCGAGCACCCCGCTGGTGAGGACGGAGTCAGTCGGTTCGGTCACCTGACGCATGCTAAGGGGCCTTCGGATAGGCGGTGAGCACGTAGAAGGACTTCGACTCGGGCGAGTAGGCGAGGACCACGTGCACCGTGTGCACGTTCTTCGCCTGGGCCGAGTAGCCCGACGTGGCGAAGTCCGCCTGGCTCACCGAGGTCCCGACAGCCACCTGCTGCCCGTTCGCGTCCGTGACCGGGAAGTCCCAGGCCTTGACGGATCCGGGCCTGAAGGTGCCGTCGGCGACCTTCCGCTCCTGGTTGCGCATCCAGGTTTCCAGCTCGTTCCTCCTCGCGGGGTCGTTCACCGCGGTGTGCACGTACTGCTCGGCGGACGGAAGGTCGCGGAACGTCGACGCGTCCGCGCCGCCCTGGTCGCGCAGCCGGTGCATCAGCTGCTCCGGGGTGAGTCCGATGTGCTTGTCGATCGTGTGGGCCTCCTTCCCGAGCCTCAGAGCCTCGGGGTGCGGGGGCTGGAAGTCGTTTCTCTCCCACTCCATCGACGCGAGGTCGATGCCGAACCTGCTGTTCGGGTCCCGGGACTGCTCGTTGAGCGGGACGATCGACCGGTCGAACTCGAAGAGCGAGCGCGCCCCGAACGCCTCCGCCCTCGCCGACTCCGACTGGAAGGTCGGCACCGCGCGCGAGGCCTCCCGCAGCGGTTCGAGCAGGCCCTTCACTTTCTGCGTCTGCGTCCGCAGCCCGGTCTCGTAGGTGTCGACAGCCCGGTTGACGGCGTCCGTGTCGATGCTGAGGAGCACTGCGGCGCCGAGGCCCTTCCACAGCTTCTTGAGGCGCTCGAAAATGATCGGCAGCGGGGTTGGCCGAAAGACTGCCCGCCGACCGCGCCGAGATACTCGGCGACCACCCCCACGTACGCGCGTCGGCGCGCCTTCATCCGCACCCGACAGGCCGCCCGACGGAAGTCCGTCCCGGCCGCCGTGGCGGCGAGTCAACCTCGGGGCGCTCGATCGACGTCGCCGTGCCTGGTGGCCAGATTCGGATTCTCAATCCCTTCGACGGCGCCATCCCCCCGAAGCGTGGTGGATCAGGACGGACCCTCCGCACTCGCAACTCTGGACGCAGACACCGTCGAAAGGGAGATCACCCCGAGGCCGGCAGACCACGAACAGTTCCGCCTACCTCGCGATCCGGACGGATGTCGCCGTCGCGACCACGGCTGCCACCACCCCGACACCAGCCAGCGCTCCGAACAGCTCGGGACAGCCGCCCAGCGGTCCCGCGAGAAGGGCGGCGGCGAAGGGGGCGAGGGCTGAGGCGGTCATGACTGGAGCGGTGAGGATTCCGGAGAGTCGGCCGTAATGCCGAGAGCCCCAGCGGTCGGTGATCGCGGTTGCCTGGAGGAGGGTGAGGTTGCCGCGGACCATGCCGGCGGCGACCGACACCACGATCACCAGGCCGTACGGGCCTGGCGTGACGGCGAGAGCCGCGGTGGTCAGGGCGCCGAGGGCGATGAGGGTCGCGGTGCGGACTGTCGTCCCGGTGTGGCGGGCCAGTGGCGCGTAGAGAGCGCGGCCGAAGGTCTGGCCTGCGCCGCCGAGGCCGAGAGCCCAGGCCGCTTGGGATGTGGTGTAGCCGCGTTCGAGCAGGAGGGGGACGAGGGTGACGACGACGGCGTACATCGCGAAGGCCGAGAGCGTGAACGCGACCGCGAGCAGGAGGAACGGTCGGCTACGGGCGACCGTGCCGGGGCTCGCGTCCGTACCGGCCGAGGAGGATGGTGCCGGCGGCCAGGGGGCTTTCAGCGCGATCGCGTGGGCCGGGATCGTGACGGCGGCGAGGATCGCCGCCAGCACCAGATAGGTCTCCCGCCACGACAGATGGGTAGCCAGGGCCGCGGTGAGCGGCGCGAAGACCGTGGAGGCGAGGCCGCCGGCGAGGGTGACGATCGTGAGGGCGCGGACGTGATCGGGGGCCCACCAGCGAGTGAGTGCGGCGAACGCGGGCTGGTAGAAAGTGGCCGCCATGGCGAACCCGCCCAGCAGCCACCCGGCGAAGAACACCGGCAGGTTCGGTGCCAGTGCCACGATCACCAGACTCAGGACCCCGGCCACGGAGCCTGCCGTCATGACCGTGCGTGGGCCGCGGCGGTCGATGATCCGGCCGACCCGGATTCCGGCGAGGCCAGAGACAACCAGGGCGAACGAGAACGCCGCCGTCGTGGCGCCGGTGGACCAGCCGCTGTCGGCGGTGATCTGCGGGTTCAGGACCGGGAAGGCGTAGTAGACGATGCCCCAACTGGTGATCTGGGTGGCGCAGAGCGCGGGCAGGACGACGCGAGGCCGCGACCGGTCCCCTGCTCCGGTCGCGGCTCCGCGGGTGTGAAGGTCGGCCATCGAGAGATCAGCAGCATCCGCCGGCGGCGACCGGTGCAGTGGCCTCGTTGTCGACTGTGGCCGCAGCGCCGGCGCAACAAGCGCTGCCCTGTTGCCTGGTCAGGGTGTCGGCGTCTGCTTTGACGACGTACACCTCCCACGGTTCGCGGCCGGGGCCGTGGACCCACACCTTGTCCTGGAGGGCGTAACAACAGGTGGTGTCGTTCTCCTCCGTCGTCGGCAGACCGGCCTCGCCCAGGCGGGCGGTGGCGGCGTGGACCGCCTCGGTGGTGTCGACCTCGACGCCGAGGTGGTCCAGACGAGTGTCCTCGTTCTCGGGGCCTTCGATGAGGACGAGCTTGAGGGGCGGTTCCGCGATGGCGAAGTTGGCGTAGCCGTCACGGATCTTGGCCGGCTCGGTGCCGAAGAGCTTGGTGTAGAAGGCGACGGATGCCGCCAGGTCGGGAACGCGCAGGGCGAGCTGTACGCGGGACATCGTGTTCCTCCAGCTGCGGGTGGGTGGATGGGCGGGTCAGCAGCCGCCGGAGGCGGCCGGTGCTCCGACGCCGATCTGGAGCGCCGTCGGGGTCGCGCAGCAGCCGTCGGCCTCGGTC is a window encoding:
- a CDS encoding contact-dependent growth inhibition system immunity protein, with product MSLNPAEHDRKYGELDQVVRAHLGLGPHAPEAVAGYLRQTWRTRPWAIAVAAEQLRVYADNPPGRLRLRLGEYYRLPDVGVPPEEIRDWLTDLADRLDGSLANGQAPPPATPATPWEWRARFPELAQLLGGWFSQDMPDEFGDHEAALADYLAGTDTGLVAQLTGELHDLLALGLDEDGLALALVTLGAEVEPPVPFTPGAWLATLAVRLRG
- a CDS encoding RNase A-like domain-containing protein; its protein translation is MTTPPAPPAPPAQARADRAATFPDQATAQWATQQVITLNEQVIHRWLAQSTRQRLVIEAAWPSRPDPVGTLLTTGMALAGQEPIPVRAARVVLRRTGSGEPGAYPFTVHSSLPVDL
- a CDS encoding WXG100 family type VII secretion target, coding for MAGELEDIVKKLNERLSALYDRTVPVVLAWQGEAREAFVDELDRWDRQMEDLQAAQKWLHSVVATGHANYTAAQRATLRGWGGA
- a CDS encoding WXG100 family type VII secretion target, which gives rise to MPVEPNLAVTDEDLKRLADDLDAMRTHIDGQVRRMDAIVDRAEARWRSEAATAYRKLHREAGADAVRVREILGVLAHAVRMSRDGFTRQELDTLRQFRAEVKKVDIDAEVRELSGEGPGGAGPGGGSAPVSRISEL
- a CDS encoding RNase A-like domain-containing protein, coding for MLLSIDTDAVNRAVDTYETGLRTQTQKVKGLLEPLREASRAVPTFQSESARAEAFGARSLFEFDRSIVPLNEQSRDPNSRFGIDLASMEWERNDFQPPHPEALRLGKEAHTIDKHIGLTPEQLMHRLRDQGGADASTFRDLPSAEQYVHTAVNDPARRNELETWMRNQERKVADGTFRPGSVKAWDFPVTDANGQQVAVGTSVSQADFATSGYSAQAKNVHTVHVVLAYSPESKSFYVLTAYPKAP
- a CDS encoding MFS transporter — encoded protein: MADLHTRGAATGAGDRSRPRVVLPALCATQITSWGIVYYAFPVLNPQITADSGWSTGATTAAFSFALVVSGLAGIRVGRIIDRRGPRTVMTAGSVAGVLSLVIVALAPNLPVFFAGWLLGGFAMAATFYQPAFAALTRWWAPDHVRALTIVTLAGGLASTVFAPLTAALATHLSWRETYLVLAAILAAVTIPAHAIALKAPWPPAPSSSAGTDASPGTVARSRPFLLLAVAFTLSAFAMYAVVVTLVPLLLERGYTTSQAAWALGLGGAGQTFGRALYAPLARHTGTTVRTATLIALGALTTAALAVTPGPYGLVIVVSVAAGMVRGNLTLLQATAITDRWGSRHYGRLSGILTAPVMTASALAPFAAALLAGPLGGCPELFGALAGVGVVAAVVATATSVRIAR
- a CDS encoding ArsI/CadI family heavy metal resistance metalloenzyme produces the protein MSRVQLALRVPDLAASVAFYTKLFGTEPAKIRDGYANFAIAEPPLKLVLIEGPENEDTRLDHLGVEVDTTEAVHAATARLGEAGLPTTEENDTTCCYALQDKVWVHGPGREPWEVYVVKADADTLTRQQGSACCAGAAATVDNEATAPVAAGGCC